From a region of the Castanea sativa cultivar Marrone di Chiusa Pesio chromosome 10, ASM4071231v1 genome:
- the LOC142613949 gene encoding subtilisin-like protease SBT1.3 yields MAENPVKGVFLILISYLFLNLALSADTQIAKKTYIVQMDKSAMPNSFTNHLDWYSAKVKSVLLEPENEGDEDRIMYNYQTAFHGVAVQLSQEEAERLEEEDGVVAIFPETKYQLHTTRSPLFLRLEAGYSTNNNVWGQKILGHDVIVGVLDTGIWPESESFNDMGMTPVPSRWKGKCETGRGFEERHCNKKIVGARVFYQGYEAATGKINGQTEFKSARDQDGHGTHTAATVAGSPVRGANLQNYANGTARGMSPGARIAAYKVCWAGGCFSSDILSAVDRAVADGVNVLSISLGGGVSSYYRDSLSIAAFGAMEMGVFVSCSAGNGGPDPVSLTNVSPWITTVGASTMDRDFPAIVKLGNGRIMNGVSLYKEERMLLINSKQENYPIVYMGSNSSSLEPSSLCLDGTLDRHIVEGKIVICDRGISPRVQKGQVVKEAGGVGMILSNTANNGEELVADCHLLPAVAIGETEGKAIKRYVSTSPNATASFAFLGTRLGIRPSPVVAAFSSRGPNFLTLEILKPDLVAPGVNILAAWTGNLGPSSLPTDPRRVKFNILSGTSMSCPHVSGIAALMKARHPDWSPAAIKSALMTTAYVHDNTRNFLKDASTDATSSPFDHGAGHIDPVRALDPGLVYDIEAQDYFEFLCTQSLTPSQLKVFSKHSNRSCKHSLASPGDLNYPAISAVFPEKASTAVLTLHRTVTNVGPPVSNYHAMVSPFKGVSVHVEPQSLNFTRKYQKLSYKVTFTTISMQSVPEFGGLVWKDGVHRVRSPIVITWLSPI; encoded by the coding sequence ATGGCAGAAAACCCAGTAAAAGGGGTGTTTTTGATTCTAATAAgctatttgtttttgaatttagcCCTCTCCGCAGACACCCAAATTGCAAAAAAGACTTATATTGTCCAAATGGACAAGTCGGCAATGCCAAACTCATTTACCAATCACCTAGATTGGTACTCAGCCAAAGTAAAATCTGTACTGCTAGAGCCTGAAAATGAAGGTGATGAAGATAGAATAATGTACAATTACCAGACTGCTTTTCATGGAGTTGCTGTTCAGTTGAGCCAAGAAGAAGCTGAGAGGCTAGAGGAAGAAGATGGGGTAGTGGCTATATTCCCAGAGACAAAGTACCAGCTACACACTACAAGGAGTCCCTTGTTCCTTCGTCTGGAAGCAGGATATAGTACTAATAATAACGTCTGGGGTCAAAAAATCTTAGGCCATGATGTTATAGTGGGAGTACTAGACACTGGGATTTGGCCAGAGAGTGAGAGCTTCAACGACATGGGCATGACACCAGTGCCTTCTCGTTGGAAAGGTAAATGTGAGACAGGCAGAGGGTTCGAGGAACGTCATTGCAATAAGAAGATTGTCGGTGCAAGAGTGTTTTACCAGGGATATGAAGCTGCTACCGGGAAAATCAATGGGCAAACTGAGTTCAAATCAGCTAGAGATCAAGATGGGCATGGAACTCATACTGCAGCCACAGTTGCTGGCTCTCCTGTACgtggtgcaaaccttcaaaatTATGCTAATGGGACAGCCAGAGGAATGTCACCAGGTGCTAGAATTGCTGCTTACAAAGTGTGCTGGGCTGGTGGGTGTTTCAGCTCAGATATTCTGTCTGCGGTTGATAGAGCTGTGGCTGATGGGGTAAACGTTTTGTCAATATCTTTGGGCGGTGGAGTCTCTTCCTATTACCGTGACAGTTTGTCAATTGCTGCTTTTGGAGCAATGGAGATGGGTGTTTTTGTTTCTTGCTCAGCTGGAAATGGAGGGCCAGACCCTGTCAGCCTCACAAACGTGTCACCTTGGATTACCACAGTTGGTGCAAGCACCATGGATAGAGATTTTCCAGCCATCGTTAAGTTGGGAAATGGCAGAATTATGAATGGGGTTTCACTCTATAAAGAGGAAAGGATGCTGTTAATAAATAGTAAGCAAGAAAATTACCCAATAGTATATATGGGTAGTAACTCAAGCAGCCTTGAACCCAGCTCTTTGTGTCTAGATGGAACTTTGGATAGGCATATTGTTGAAGGAAAAATTGTGATATGTGACAGAGGCATTAGTCCTCGTGTGCAAAAGGGTCAGGTGGTGAAAGAAGCTGGAGGGGTTGGCATGATTCTTTCAAACACTGCTAACAATGGAGAAGAGCTGGTTGCAGATTGTCATCTTCTTCCTGCAGTTGCAATAGGAGAAACAGAAGGGAAAGCAATCAAACGATATGTGTCAACAAGTCCAAATGCCACTGCAAGTTTCGCTTTTCTTGGTACTCGGTTGGGAATTAGGCCTTCTCCCGTGGTGGCTGCATTTTCATCTAGAGGACCCAATTTTCTGACCCTCGAAATTCTGAAGCCTGATTTGGTAGCCCCTGGAGTGAACATTCTTGCTGCTTGGACTGGAAACTTGGGTCCATCAAGTTTACCAACAGATCCCCGGAGAGTGAAGTTTAACATACTGTCCGGAACTTCAATGTCATGCCCTCATGTTAGTGGAATTGCTGCTTTGATGAAGGCTAGGCACCCAGATTGGAGTCCAGCTGCAATAAAGTCTGCTCTGATGACAACAGCTTATGTTCATGATAATACACGCAATTTTCTCAAAGATGCCTCAACAGATGCAACTTCAAGCCCTTTTGATCATGGAGCTGGACACATTGACCCAGTAAGGGCTCTTGACCCAGGTTTGGTTTATGACATTGAGGCTCAGGATTACTTTGAGTTCTTATGCACACAGAGTCTAACTCCATCGCAGCTTAAAGTTTTTTCCAAGCATTCAAACAGGTCTTGTAAACACTCTCTTGCCAGTCCTGGGGACTTGAACTACCCAGCTATCTCAGCTGTGTTCCCAGAGAAAGCATCCACCGCTGTTTTGACCCTTCACAGAACTGTCACCAATGTTGGCCCTCCTGTTTCCAATTACCATGCCATGGTTTCACCATTCAAAGGTGTATCTGTTCATGTCGAGCCACAAAGCCTCAACTTCACCAGAAAATATCAAAAACTGTCTTACAAGGTTACCTTCACTACAATATCTATGCAATCGGTGCCTGAGTTTGGAGGTTTGGTATGGAAGGATGGAGTACACAGGGTTAGGAGCCCCATTGTTATCACGTGGCTCTCACCAATATGA
- the LOC142613035 gene encoding 3-ketoacyl-CoA synthase 6-like yields MESLSKLSHDPLQHTTTLPSTLLSQQLHSIFLKLLSFSTVILLASIEAFFILHQWKPIFHFLFLCSFILFFILKIFLSKPPPVYLVDFSCFKPPSFCRIPFASFLENASLFQFHDAESLSFMAKILTTSGQSEETCVPPALHYIPPKTHLRESIKEVHMVLFPVMEDLLSKTGLSPRDIDILIVNCSGFCPCPSFSSIIINKYSMRSDIKSYTLSGMGCSASALAIDMAQSLLKIHRNSYALVLSTEILSSGWYSGNDRTKLLLNCLFRTGSAAILLSNRKEAKKYSKYLLFRTLRTQRAFDDKAYFSAFREEDSEGNLGVSLKRDLLQVAGETLRSNITVLGSSILPLSEKLWHGVSILWKKFIDKSSEIYVPNFKTVIQHFCLPTSGRPVIREIAKGLKLGDRDMEAALMTLHRFGNQSSSSLWYELAYLEAKERVNKGDKVWQLGMGSGPKCNSVVWECIRPIIGESKRGPWADCICRYPIMDVD; encoded by the coding sequence ATGGAGTCTTTGTCTAAGCTTAGCCATGACCCTCTTCAACATACCACTACCCTACCCTCCACTCTTCTGTCACAGCAACTTCATTCTATTTTCTTAAAACTTCTAAGCTTTTCTACTGTCATACTTCTAGCTTCCATAGAAGCATTTTTCATCTTGCATCAATGGAAACccattttccattttctctttctctgttctTTCATCCTCTTTTTCATCCTCAAAATCTTCCTTTCAAAACCTCCTCCTGTTTATTTAGTTGACTTCTCATGTTTTAAACCACCAAGCTTTTGCAGAATCCCCTTCGCTTCCTTCCTTGAAAATGCTTCCTTGTTTCAATTCCATGACGCTGAAAGCCTCTCTTTCATGGCTAAAATCCTCACTACTTCTGGACAAAGTGAAGAGACCTGTGTGCCCCCAGCTTTACACTACATTCCACCAAAAACCCATCTACGAGAATCCATCAAAGAAGTCCATATGGTGCTCTTCCCTGTCATGGAAGACCTACTCTCCAAAACTGGTCTCTCCCCACGTGACATTGATATTCTTATCGTAAATTGTAGTGGTTTTTGTCCCTGTCCTTCATTCTCTTCCATTATCATAAACAAATACTCCATGAGGAGTGATATTAAGAGCTATACTCTCTCTGGTATGGGCTGCAGTGCAAGCGCTCTTGCCATTGATATGGCTCAAAGTCTGCTAAAAATCCACAGAAACTCTTATGCTCTTGTCCTTAGCACTGAAATCTTGTCTTCTGGTTGGTACTCAGGAAATGACCGAACCAAGTTGCTCCTTAACTGCCTCTTCAGAACAGGAAGTGCAGCCATTTTGCTTTCCAACagaaaagaagcaaagaagTACTCAAAATACCTACTGTTTCGAACACTGAGAACCCAAAGAGCCTTTGATGACAAGGCTTATTTTTCTGCATTTCGCGAAGAGGACTCTGAAGGAAATCTTGGGGTTTCACTGAAGAGAGATTTACTACAAGTCGCTGGAGAAACTCTCAGATCAAACATCACAGTTCTTGGTTCTTCAATCTTGCCCTTATCAGAGAAACTTTGGCATGGTGTTTCAATTTTATGGAAGAAATTTATAGACAAATCTAGTGAAATATACGTGCCGAATTTCAAGACAGTGATACAGCATTTTTGCTTGCCAACATCAGGGAGACCAGTGATCAGAGAGATAGCGAAAGGGCTAAAGCTTGGTGATAGAGACATGGAAGCTGCATTAATGACACTACACAGGTTTGGTAACCAATCTTCCTCTTCATTGTGGTATGAATTGGCTTACTTGGAAGCCAAAGAAAGAGTGAACAAAGGTGACAAGGTTTGGCAACTTGGTATGGGCAGTGGGCCCAAGTGCAATAGTGTGGTTTGGGAGTGCATAAGGCCCATTATTGGAGAGTCCAAGAGGGGCCCATGGGCTGACTGTATTTGTCGTTATCCAATCATGGACGTTGATTAA
- the LOC142611634 gene encoding putative protein phosphatase 2C 75, with protein sequence MTEVVCRRMLKHEDEDSPEKCRERRRRRIEMRRLAASSPPLTPSQNHRKENPNWADCSVESKRIRTAENSDLQVATAATSSSSPSSSGDYREASSEPERKPVFGTMSVAGRSREMEDSIAVRTRLCRPEISGRRSVHFFAVFDGHGGPHVAALCRERMHVFVEEELKRVGLRGESESGSGNSSSKEEHDDEEEEEEGLEERWRRVMRKSFERMDAIALTTCACGSVGYKCGCHLVEVTLGGSTAVVALLTPDHIVVANCGDSRAVLCRGGVAIPLSQDHKPDRSDEQARVEAAGGRVIFVNGARVEGILAMSRAIGDKYLKPFVTSEPEITFTKREPEDECLILASDGLWDVLSSELACDVARECLREVTPAPDAAIDLNSGPRIEDEGAGALYPSRSVLAAALLTRLALGRKSFDNISVIVVDLKKS encoded by the exons ATGACGGAGGTTGTTTGTCGGAGAATGCTTAAGCACGAAGACGAAGATTCGCCGGAGAAATGCCGGGAGCGCCGGCGCCGGAGAATAGAGATGAGAAGGCTGGCGGCGAGTTCGCCGCCGCTGACGCCGAGCCAGAACCACCGGAAGGAGAATCCTAACTGGGCGGATTGCTCTGTAGAGTCGAAGCGGATTCGGACGGCGGAGAATAGTGATTTACAGGTGGCTACAGCGGCGACGTCGTCGTCTTCGCCATCGTCTTCAGGAGATTACAGAGAGGCTTCGTCGGAGCCGGAGAGGAAACCGGTTTTCGGGACTATGTCGGTGGCCGGAAGGTCACGCGAGATGGAGGACTCCATAGCCGTTAGGACCAGACTTTGCCGGCCGGAGATAAGTGGCCGGCGATCAGTGCACTTTTTCGCTGTCTTTGACGGCCATGGAGGACCTCAC GTGGCGGCATTGTGTAGAGAAAGGATGCACGTGTTTGTGGAAGAGGAGCTGAAGCGCGTGGGACTGAgaggagagagtgagagtgggaGTGGTAACAGTAGCTCGAAAGAGGAGCacgatgatgaagaagaagaggaggagggaTTGGAAGAGAGGTGGAGGAGAGTGATGAGGAAGAGTTTCGAGAGAATGGATGCTATAGCATTAACCACGTGCGCGTGTGGGAGCGTGGGATACAAGTGTGGGTGCCACCTTGTTGAGGTGACGCTAGGTGGGTCCACCGCCGTGGTGGCACTTCTGACTCCTGACCACATTGTCGTCGCTAATTGTGGTGACTCACGCGCCGTCCTTTGCCGTGGAGGAGTCGCTATTCCTCTTTCCCAAGACCACAAG CCTGATAGATCAGATGAACAGGCCAGAGTTGAAGCTGCTGGGGGTCGAGTCATCTTTGTGAATGGAGCTCGAGTTGAAGGCATTCTTGCAATGTCCCGTGCAATAG GGGATAAGTATCTCAAACCATTTGTAACATCAGAGCCTGAGATAACATTTACAAAAAGAGAACCAGAAGATGAGTGCTTAATCCTCGCAAGTGATGGCTTGTGGGATGTTCTTTCAAGTGAATTAGCTTGTGACGTGGCACGGGAATGTCTTCGAGAAGTAACTCCTGCTCCTGACGCTGCAATAGACCTCAATTCTGGGCCTCGGATAGAAGATGAAGGGGCTGGTGCATTGTATCCATCTCGAAGTGTACTTGCAGCTGCACTGCTGACTCGCCTTGCCTTGGGACGAAAGAGCTTTGATAACATCAGTGTCATAGTTGTTGATCTGAAGAAGAGCTGA